A stretch of DNA from Microlunatus sp. Gsoil 973:
GCGTCGATGGCGCCGCGGGCGGCGACCGGTCCGAAGCTCCGGCCGCCGTCGATCGCGACAACCGCTTCGGTCAACCATCGAGGTGTGATCGTCGCCCCGGAAACGATCAGTCCCCTCCGCAGCCGACCGACCAGCACCGGAAGCCGGCCGACGCCGTGGGACGGTTGTTCCCGCAGCTCACCCTCGATCAGGATGTCCGCCTGGCATTGAGCGTCGTCGACGCCGGCACCGTTTCCGATCAGGACATCGGCGATCATCATGCGCAATCTGCCGACGTCGATCAGCATCGGGTCTGTTCGGGACACGGTCGACTCCTTCGGGTCGCAGGACCGCCGTCGCTCTTGCGGCGATCATGACCCGCCGGAGGAAGCCGCCGCAGGCCGTGTCCCGTCTGGCAGGACACCGGCTCGCGGCCTGAGGGGTTCAGGAATGTGCCATGGTGCTGTTCCGATGCCGGGGGCGATAGCCGAGGTTCCGGGACAACGCCATCGCCGACGCACGCACCGCCGGCGCGAACCGCTGGGCCTGGGAGACGCCGGTGGCTCCGGTGACCGAGATCGCACCGACCACCCGGCTCTGGGGACCCAGGATCGGCGCCCCGACGCAGAAGAGCCCCGGTTGGGACTCCTCCACGTCGAAGGCGATTCCCGTCTCCCGGACCCTGGCGAGCTCGCGGCGCAGCAGTTCGGGATCGGTGATCGTCTGCGGTGAGAGCCTGGGAAGTTCGCCGGAGAGCACCGATTCGATCAGGTCGTGTTCCGACTGGGCCAGGATCGCCTTGCCCAGAGCGGTGCAGTGCAACGGCAATCGGCCCCCCGCCCGGGAATGCGGGACGCGCAGGTTGCGCATGCTGATCTTCTCCACGTACATGATCTCCGTACCGTCCCGGACGGCGACATTGCAGGTCAGGCCGGTGACCTCGTTCAAACTGTGTGCGAAAGGCAGCGCGATCTCGCGCAGGGTGCGCTGGCTGGGGGCGAGCTGACCAAGTTCGAACAACCGCAGTCCCAGCCGGACACCACGATCACCACGTTCCAGGATCCCCGCGGCCAGCAGATCACCGACGAGGCGGTGCGTGGTCGACTTCGGCATCCCCGAGCGCCTGGCCATCTCCGAGACGCTCAGTTCGGGCCGGTTGACGGTGAACAGTTCGAGGAGAGAAAGCCCTCGACTCAACGAGGATCGCCGATCCTCGACCGTGCTGAGAGACATGGTCACATCCTTGTGGTCCCACCGAGATCACGTCGGGCCGGAGCTGTCAGGAGAGACCCGGTCGCCCAACTAGTACCAACTTCCACCTGCGACCGGTGGCGGTCAGCCGGGCGTCCCGGATAGCGGGACGCAGCTCGTCGGCTGTTCGGCGAGACGTCGGCGGCCTCCCGGCACGGAAACGGCCCGGGCTCACCAAGCCCGGGCCGTGGAACCAGCGCCGGCGCTGACGCCGACGCAGGACCTCATCAGCCGCCGGCGACGGCCGGGATGATCGACACCTGGGCACCGTCGGGGACCTCGGCGTCCAGACCGCCGATGAAGCGTACGTCGTCGTCGCCGACGTAGACGTTGACGAAGCGGCGCAGCGCACCGGTGTCGTCGAGGACCCGGGCCTTCAGCCCTGGGTAGCCCTGCTCCAGCGAATCGATCAGCTCGGAGATCGTGCCGCCGTCGGCCTTGACCTCCCTTCTCACCACCGGTGTAGGTGCGCAGGATGGTCGGGATGCGTACGGATGCGCTCATGATCAGTTGTTGGCCTTCCAGAACTCTTCGAACGCGTCGTAACGCGGCTTGATGGTCGCCTTCGGTCCGACCTGGCTGCTGACGGCGTCCAGGGTCTTCAACCCGTCGCCGGAGTTGATGATCACGGTCTCGGCTGCCGGGTCGAGATCACCCTCGGCGATCAGCTTGGCGGTCACACCGACCGTGACGCCACCGGCGGTCTCACCGAAGATGCCCTCGGTGCGGGCCAGCCGACGGATGTTGGTGACGACGGTCTCGTCGTCGACGTCAGTGATCTTGCCGCCGGTCTTGCGCACCACGTCCAGCACGTACGGCCCGTCGGCCGGATTCCCGATCGCCAGCGACTTGGCGATGGTGTCCGGCTTGACCGGGGCGACCACCTCGTGGCCGGCGCGGTACGCCTGGGCGATCGGCGAGCAGCCGGTGGCCTGGGCACCGAAGATCTTGTACGCCTTCTCCTGCACCAGACCGAGCTTGATCAACTCACGGAAACCCTTGTCGATCTTGGTCAGCTGGGATCCGGAGGCGACCGGGATGACCACCTGGTCGGGCAGCCGCCAACCCAGCTGCTCGGCGATCTCGAAGGCCAGCGTCTTGGAGCCCTCGGCGTAGTACGGCCGGACGTTGACGTTGACGAACGCCCAGTCGTCCTCCTCGCCGGCGATCTCGCTGGCCAGCTTGTTGACGTCGTCGTAGGTGCCCTCGATGGCGATCAGCGTTGTGTCGTAGACGGCCGAGGCGAGGATCTTCTGCCGCTCCAGGTTGGACGGCACCAACACCACCGACCGGATTCCGGCGCGAGCCGCTGCCGCGGCGACCGCATTGGCAAGATTGCCGGTTGACGGGCAGGCCAGCACCTGCAGCCCGAGCTCGCGGGCCGCCGACAGCGCAACGGCGACAACGCGGTCCTTGAACGAATGGGTCGGGTTGCCGGAGTCGTCCTTCACCCACAGCTGCCGCAGGCCGAGATCATCGGCGAGGTTGCGGGCGTCGACCAGTCGGGTGAACCCGGGGTCGGTGGACCGGAAGGTCGCGATGTCGGCCGGAACCGGCAGCAGCGGCTGGTAACGCCAGATGCTCTTCGGTCCGCGTTCGATCTGTTCGCGGGTGATCTGCGGGTATTCGTAGCCGACCTCGAGCGGCCCGAAGCACTCCAGGCACGCGTAGAACGGGCCGAGTGGGCTGGTCGCGCCGCAGGCCCGGCAGATCAGGTGGGTAGCGTTGCCGAATGCTCCGGGGCGACAGCCCGCGGGAGCCTCGGCGGCGAGCGCCGTCGTCACAATGTCCCTGCTTTCATCATCTTTCTCCCACGGCTTTCGTGGGAGTCGGAGTTGGCACCTTGCTCGGTCGACGGGAATCGCTCGAGCTGGTTGCCGGGGGATCATCGGGCCGTTCCCTCGCCCCCTCTGGATGAGCTATGGACAGCGTACGGTGTCGACCCCGCCCCGCACCTAACCGAATCTCATACTGTGATGCCAGTGCTCAATATATGAGACGCCAGGCAGCCGCGGTCCGGCCGGAGGTCACCGAACGGGGCGCCCGCGACCTGCCCCACCCGGCCTAGAGTGGACTACATGCTCATGGCGATGATTCACGCCGTCGAACCGATCGGGGGCGGTCGCCTCACCCGGGCACAGGCGCTGCGCCATTGGGGCAACTGGGTCAATCTGTCCACCCCGCTCGGGATGCTGGTCAGCCGGATCGGCGGTGCGCGGGTCAGGCGCGGACCGAGGGGCCTTTATCTGGCCGAGGGGTACCGGCTGAGCTTTCCGATCGCGTCCGCCTTCACCATCGGCGATGTGGTGATCACCGGTCGCGACTGGGACGACCTGTTGGCGGCGAGCCCGGATCTGCTGTCGCACGAGGAACGCCACAGCCGGCAGTACTTCGCCTGCCTCGGACTGCCGTTCTTCCCGCTGTACGGCCTGGCCATGCTGTGGTCCTACGTGCGGACCCGCTCCGTCGCGCTGGGCAACGCCTTCGAACGCGATGCGGGGCTGGCCGAGGGCGGCTATCTCTGAGGGCCCATCCAGCCCCCGCTGCCGGCGCAAGATCAGGCGTCGGCCAGCACGTTGCGGGCCATCGCCAACCGGTCCGAACGCCTGGCCGGCAGCGTGTGCCAGTAGTAGCTGAAGGTGCCCAGGGCGATCGCCAGCGCCCAGGCCCGGCCGCGCAACCAGGTCGCCTCGTCGACCCCCAGCCGTTCCCGGAAGGCATCGCGTGCTGTCGGACCGAAGAGTTCCCAGGCGCCGTGCAGGTCGATGGTCGGATCTCCCACCGACACGTTGAAGTCGATCACCGCGGACAACCGGCCGTCGTTGATCAACAGGTTCTCGGCGACCAGATCGCCGTGATACCAGTGGTCCGACCCAGGGCGATCGGCGCCGGGCAGACGCAGCGCGTCCTCCCAGACCGCCACAGCCTGATCGAGGTCCAGATCGATGTCGGGGTTGGCCCGGCAGTCAGCGAGATAGCGGCGTACCGCGGAATCGTGTTCGGTCAGCGAGCGGCCGCGATAGCTGCGCAGCCGATGATCACGAACCGCCTCGTCGGTCAACGGGGTACCGCGGATGGCCAGGATGACATCGGCAAGATCACCGGCCAGCCGGTGCTCGGCGGGGTCCGCGGGATCGTCGGGCCGGTGGGTCGCCGGACGCTCGCCGGGCAGCCAGCCCAAGATCGACCAGGCCTCCGGATAGCCGAGATCCGGGTGCCCGACCGCCACCGTGCGGGGCACCGCCACGCCGAGCCGCGGGCGGAACACATCGGCCCAGTGCCGCTCACGTTCCAGAGCGGACCCGTTCCCGGGTTGCAGCGGCAGGCGTAGCAGAAGATCCTCACCCAGCCGGAACAGCGCATTGGTCGAGCCCGTCA
This window harbors:
- a CDS encoding IclR family transcriptional regulator codes for the protein MSLSTVEDRRSSLSRGLSLLELFTVNRPELSVSEMARRSGMPKSTTHRLVGDLLAAGILERGDRGVRLGLRLFELGQLAPSQRTLREIALPFAHSLNEVTGLTCNVAVRDGTEIMYVEKISMRNLRVPHSRAGGRLPLHCTALGKAILAQSEHDLIESVLSGELPRLSPQTITDPELLRRELARVRETGIAFDVEESQPGLFCVGAPILGPQSRVVGAISVTGATGVSQAQRFAPAVRASAMALSRNLGYRPRHRNSTMAHS
- the thrC gene encoding threonine synthase translates to MTTALAAEAPAGCRPGAFGNATHLICRACGATSPLGPFYACLECFGPLEVGYEYPQITREQIERGPKSIWRYQPLLPVPADIATFRSTDPGFTRLVDARNLADDLGLRQLWVKDDSGNPTHSFKDRVVAVALSAARELGLQVLACPSTGNLANAVAAAAARAGIRSVVLVPSNLERQKILASAVYDTTLIAIEGTYDDVNKLASEIAGEEDDWAFVNVNVRPYYAEGSKTLAFEIAEQLGWRLPDQVVIPVASGSQLTKIDKGFRELIKLGLVQEKAYKIFGAQATGCSPIAQAYRAGHEVVAPVKPDTIAKSLAIGNPADGPYVLDVVRKTGGKITDVDDETVVTNIRRLARTEGIFGETAGGVTVGVTAKLIAEGDLDPAAETVIINSGDGLKTLDAVSSQVGPKATIKPRYDAFEEFWKANN
- a CDS encoding phosphotransferase codes for the protein MTLHDDEIPIDTDLVRALLEAQYPQYAGLPLRRMQLTGSTNALFRLGEDLLLRLPLQPGNGSALERERHWADVFRPRLGVAVPRTVAVGHPDLGYPEAWSILGWLPGERPATHRPDDPADPAEHRLAGDLADVILAIRGTPLTDEAVRDHRLRSYRGRSLTEHDSAVRRYLADCRANPDIDLDLDQAVAVWEDALRLPGADRPGSDHWYHGDLVAENLLINDGRLSAVIDFNVSVGDPTIDLHGAWELFGPTARDAFRERLGVDEATWLRGRAWALAIALGTFSYYWHTLPARRSDRLAMARNVLADA